A stretch of the Solanum dulcamara chromosome 6, daSolDulc1.2, whole genome shotgun sequence genome encodes the following:
- the LOC129892967 gene encoding uncharacterized protein LOC129892967, with protein MLSGSSIEKLELVGEAESRTTAVEARSWKPWETFHNCNHQVKKIVIEHGHPLYVHPSDTSGCVLASVKLTGFGNYGVWSRVMRISLLAKKKLGFVTGTCTKESFDESLHEQWETVNAIVLSWIMNTVSERLLSGIMYASNAHLVWEDLKESFDKVNRVRIFQVHTTIANVKQRISPVSVYFSRLKELWSESDLIAPSPNCGCPKSRDYIEYLQEQRLMQFLSGLNESYDQAKRQILMKSNAPSVNQAYALIVQDESQQVNVKKSNPIAMQAKRNDNYKGSNSIYCENCHMRNHTKKEYYKLVGYPSERDGRANRKVKCTYDSYRKDNNNREGWKKDRYRKRYKKDNNEGWRKKAHAVVANNADCFQGKYVDKNDNGVSMLMITEEVIARVIIMIQKISTSIMEVTLKNIKPI; from the exons ATGCTG agcgggtCATCGATTGAGAAGTTGGAGCTCGTCGGAGAAGCGGAGAGTCGTACTACTGCCGTCGAAGCTCGGAGCTGGAAACCATGGGAGACCTTTCACAACTGCAATCATCAAGTAAAAAAAATCGTCATAGAACATGGTCATCCTTTGTATGTGCACCCATCGGACACATCGGGATGTGTTTTAGCATCGGTGAAACTCACCGGATTTGGAAATTATGGAGTGTGGAGTCGAGTTATGAGGATCTCCCTTCTAGCTAAGAAGAAGCTAGGGTTCGTGACTGGTACATGCACGAAGGAGTCATTCGACGAATCGCTTCATGAACAGTGGGAGACGGTGAATGCGATTGTGCTTTCGTGGATCATGAACACAGTATCAGAGAGATTGTTGAGCGGGATCATGTATGCGTCAAATGCACACTTAGTCTGGGAGGATCTAAAGGAAAGCTTTGACAAGGTAAATCGAGTGCGAATTTTTCAAGTACACACAACTATTGCAAATGTCAAACAGAGAATAAGTCCAGTGTCAGTGTATTTCTCTAGATTGAAGGAGTTGTGGAGTGAATCCGATTTGATAGCTCCTTCTCCAAACTGTGGCTGTCCAAAGTCTAGGGACTATATTGAGTATCTACAAGAGCAAAGGTTAATGCAATTTTTGAGTGGTTTGAATGAATCATATGATCAAGCTAAGCGGCAAATTCTGATGAAGTCCAATGCACCATCTGTGAATCAAGCCTATGCTCTAATAGTGCAAGATGAAAGTCAACAGGTAAATGTTAAAAAATCCAATCCCATAGCAATGCAAGCCAAAAGAAATGACAACTATAAGGGAAGCAATTCAATATATTGTGAGAACTGTCACATGCGAAACCATACAAAGAAGGAGTATTACAAACTTGTTGGATATCCTTCAGAAAGGGATGGCAGAGCCAACAGAAAGGTGAAATGTACTTATGATAGCTACAGGAAAGATAACAACAATCGTGAAGGATGGAAGAAGGATAGATACAGAAAAAGGTACAAGAAGGATAACAATGAAGGATGGAGAAAGAAAGCACATGCTGTAGTGGCTAATAATGCAGATTGTTTTCAAGGAAAATATGTAGATAAGAATGATAATGGGGTCAGTATGCTGATGATAACAGAAGAGGTGATAGCAAGAGTAATCATTATGATTCAGAAAATCAGTACAAGCATCATGGAAGTGACTCTGAAGAATATCAAGCCCATATGA